A stretch of Gymnodinialimonas phycosphaerae DNA encodes these proteins:
- the xsc gene encoding sulfoacetaldehyde acetyltransferase, with amino-acid sequence MKMTTEEAFVKTLQAHGIDNAFGIIGSAMMPISDIFPDAGIKFWDCAHEGSAGMMSDGYTRATGKMSMMIAQNGPGITNFVTAVKTAYWNHTPLLLVTPQAANKTIGQGGFQEVEQMKLFEDMVAYQEEVRDPTRVAEVLTRVISQAKRLSGPAQINIPRDFWTQVVDIEIPDPIEFEASPGGENSVSQAAALLSQAKNPVILNGAGVVLSAGGIEASKNLAERLTAPVCVGYQHNDAFPGNHPLFAGPLGYNGSKAGMELIKDADVVLCLGTRLNPFSTLPGYGIEYWPADAKIIQVDINPDRIGLTKKVTVGIVGDAAKVANGILRQLADDAGDAGREDRKNHIAQTKSAWAQELSSMTEEQDDPGTDWNVRARAAKPDWMSPRMAWRAIQAALPVEAIISSDIGNNCAIGNAYPSFNEGRKYLAPGLFGPCGYGLPAIVGAKIGRPDVPVVGFAGDGAFGIAVNELTAIGRGDWPAITQIVFRNYQWGAEKRNSTLWFDDNFVGTELDEEVSYSGIANACGLKGVVARTQEELTAALDQAIKDQMENGITTLIEAMINQELGDPFRRDAMKKPVQVAGISKDDMRPQKVA; translated from the coding sequence ATGAAAATGACCACCGAAGAAGCCTTCGTCAAAACCCTTCAGGCCCACGGCATCGACAACGCTTTCGGCATCATCGGCTCTGCCATGATGCCCATCTCTGACATTTTCCCCGACGCGGGCATCAAGTTCTGGGACTGTGCCCACGAAGGCTCGGCTGGCATGATGTCAGACGGCTACACGCGCGCCACTGGCAAGATGTCCATGATGATCGCGCAAAACGGCCCCGGCATCACCAACTTCGTGACCGCCGTGAAAACCGCGTACTGGAACCACACGCCACTTCTGCTGGTCACGCCGCAGGCGGCCAACAAGACCATCGGTCAGGGCGGTTTCCAGGAGGTCGAGCAGATGAAACTGTTCGAGGATATGGTCGCCTACCAGGAAGAGGTCCGCGACCCGACCCGCGTGGCCGAAGTCCTCACCCGCGTGATCTCCCAGGCCAAGCGCCTGTCCGGTCCGGCTCAGATCAACATCCCCCGCGATTTCTGGACCCAGGTCGTCGATATCGAGATCCCCGATCCGATCGAATTCGAAGCCTCCCCCGGTGGTGAGAATTCCGTTTCGCAAGCTGCCGCTCTGCTCTCCCAGGCCAAGAACCCCGTCATCCTCAACGGTGCCGGCGTGGTCCTGTCCGCGGGCGGCATCGAGGCCTCCAAAAACCTGGCCGAGCGTCTGACGGCACCCGTCTGCGTGGGCTACCAGCACAACGACGCCTTCCCCGGCAACCATCCGCTTTTCGCCGGTCCCTTGGGCTACAACGGCTCCAAGGCCGGGATGGAGTTGATCAAGGACGCAGACGTCGTCCTGTGCCTTGGCACCCGCCTCAACCCCTTCTCCACGCTGCCGGGCTACGGCATCGAATACTGGCCCGCCGATGCCAAGATCATCCAGGTCGACATCAACCCCGACCGCATCGGCCTGACCAAAAAAGTCACCGTGGGCATCGTGGGCGACGCGGCCAAGGTGGCGAACGGCATCCTGCGACAGCTGGCCGATGATGCGGGCGACGCGGGCCGCGAGGATCGCAAGAACCACATCGCGCAGACCAAATCGGCCTGGGCGCAGGAACTGTCCTCCATGACCGAAGAGCAGGACGACCCCGGCACCGATTGGAACGTCCGCGCGCGCGCCGCCAAGCCCGATTGGATGTCCCCCCGCATGGCGTGGCGCGCCATCCAGGCCGCTCTGCCGGTAGAGGCGATCATCTCCAGCGACATCGGCAACAACTGCGCCATCGGCAACGCCTATCCGTCGTTCAACGAGGGCCGCAAGTACCTCGCCCCCGGCCTCTTTGGCCCCTGCGGCTACGGCCTGCCCGCCATTGTCGGCGCCAAGATCGGGCGGCCTGACGTGCCGGTCGTGGGCTTTGCCGGCGACGGCGCTTTCGGTATCGCGGTCAATGAATTGACGGCGATTGGCCGGGGCGATTGGCCCGCGATCACCCAGATCGTGTTCCGCAACTACCAGTGGGGCGCGGAAAAGCGGAACTCTACGCTTTGGTTCGACGACAATTTCGTCGGCACCGAGTTGGACGAAGAGGTCAGCTACTCCGGCATCGCCAATGCCTGCGGCCTGAAGGGTGTGGTCGCCCGCACCCAGGAAGAGCTGACGGCAGCGCTGGATCAAGCGATCAAGGATCAGATGGAAAACGGCATCACCACCTTGATCGAGGCGATGATCAACCAGGAACTGGGTGATCCCTTCCGTCGCGACGCGATGAAGAAGCCGGTGCAGGTCGCCGGAATCTCCAAGGATGACATGCGTCCGCAGAAGGTCGCCTGA
- the pta gene encoding phosphate acetyltransferase, which produces MDMAARDPLAVIAARAAADLKHIVLSEGSDPRVQQAARVATDRGLARVTLVGPASLAGVVGPGIAIEDPEASPLLPAFTTAFQAHRAHKGVTEAQAAQLVRQPLVFAAMMVREGLADGTVGGAIHTTSDTVRAALQVIGKAKGAGLVSSFFLMVLPEDHPLGARGMIFSDCGLVIDPSAQELAAIAQQAAASARTLLDVAPKVAMLSFSSKGSARHPAVDKVVEATHLAQEAAPDLALDGELQFDAAIVPAVGASKAAGSPVAGHANVLVFPNLDAGNIGYKIAQRIGGATAIGPVLQGLAKPANDLSRGCSVDDIVQMIAVTAVQGAQA; this is translated from the coding sequence ATGGATATGGCGGCCCGTGATCCGCTGGCCGTCATCGCTGCCCGCGCGGCGGCAGACCTGAAGCACATCGTGCTGAGCGAAGGCAGTGATCCGCGCGTACAACAGGCCGCGCGGGTCGCCACAGACCGGGGCTTGGCCCGGGTCACACTTGTCGGGCCTGCGTCCCTTGCGGGCGTTGTGGGCCCTGGCATTGCCATCGAAGACCCCGAGGCTTCCCCCCTCCTTCCCGCCTTCACTACTGCTTTCCAAGCCCACCGCGCCCACAAGGGCGTGACCGAGGCGCAGGCCGCGCAACTCGTCCGCCAGCCCCTCGTGTTCGCGGCCATGATGGTGCGCGAAGGCCTGGCTGACGGCACCGTTGGCGGGGCGATACACACGACGTCCGATACCGTGCGTGCCGCCTTGCAAGTGATCGGCAAGGCCAAGGGCGCGGGGCTTGTGTCGTCGTTCTTCCTGATGGTCCTGCCCGAGGATCACCCGCTTGGTGCACGCGGCATGATCTTTTCCGACTGCGGGCTGGTCATCGATCCCTCGGCGCAAGAACTTGCCGCCATCGCGCAGCAGGCCGCAGCCTCAGCCCGGACACTTCTGGACGTTGCGCCGAAGGTTGCGATGCTGTCGTTCTCTTCCAAGGGCAGCGCGCGGCATCCGGCAGTCGACAAGGTGGTTGAGGCCACGCACCTCGCGCAGGAGGCCGCCCCCGATCTGGCGCTTGATGGCGAGTTGCAGTTCGACGCGGCCATCGTGCCCGCTGTCGGCGCATCCAAAGCAGCAGGATCGCCGGTGGCGGGCCATGCCAATGTGCTCGTGTTCCCCAACCTCGACGCGGGCAATATCGGCTACAAGATCGCGCAGCGGATCGGGGGGGCCACGGCGATCGGACCGGTCCTGCAAGGGCTGGCCAAACCGGCGAATGATTTGTCGCGCGGATGTAGCGTGGATGACATCGTCCAGATGATCGCCGTGACGGCTGTGCAGGGTGCTCAAGCTTGA
- a CDS encoding aminotransferase class III-fold pyridoxal phosphate-dependent enzyme — protein MAYDATNSLEAHWMPFSDNRGFKEDPRLVVRAEGVHLYDHRGGQLLDGSSGLFCSPAGHCHPKIAEAVAKQMTEYTYVMPFQAGHPGSFKLAEKISRMLPEQMNHVFFTNSGSESVDTAMKIVMAYWNARGETRPRFVSRERAYHGVNIGGVSLSGMVKNRDIFHATVPGVMMLRHTYDPSETFIPGGHSEHNGVELANDLERMAQTYGGNNIAAVFVEPVAGSTGALPPPKGYLQQLRKICDQYGILLVFDEVITGFGRMGTAFAAQKYDVEPDIITMAKALTNGSIPMGAVACRDDIYETVVGSSKRGLTEFFHGYTYSGHPAACAAGNAMMEIIEEEDLIQRSADLIPYFEDALMDGLKGHEMIKDIRVAGLMAGVEVHAEGGPGMRGTELQKRMFWDGLSVKFTGDNAIIAPQFIATRDHVDEIVGRFRKTLDHMLANG, from the coding sequence ATGGCCTATGACGCAACGAACTCGCTTGAAGCGCACTGGATGCCGTTCTCTGACAATCGCGGCTTCAAGGAGGACCCGCGCCTTGTCGTGCGCGCCGAGGGGGTGCACCTTTATGACCACCGTGGGGGTCAGCTTCTGGACGGCTCGTCAGGTCTGTTCTGCTCACCCGCCGGTCACTGCCACCCCAAGATTGCCGAGGCCGTCGCCAAGCAGATGACGGAATACACTTACGTCATGCCCTTCCAGGCGGGCCATCCGGGCAGCTTCAAGCTGGCCGAAAAGATCAGCCGTATGCTGCCCGAACAGATGAACCACGTGTTCTTCACCAACTCCGGCTCTGAGTCCGTGGACACGGCGATGAAGATCGTCATGGCCTACTGGAACGCGCGCGGCGAGACGCGGCCCCGGTTTGTCAGCCGCGAGCGGGCGTATCACGGCGTGAACATCGGCGGCGTGAGCCTGTCGGGCATGGTCAAGAACCGCGACATTTTCCACGCCACGGTTCCCGGCGTCATGATGCTGCGCCACACCTATGACCCGTCCGAGACGTTCATCCCCGGCGGCCATTCCGAGCATAACGGCGTTGAGCTGGCCAATGATCTGGAGCGGATGGCCCAGACCTATGGCGGCAACAACATCGCGGCTGTGTTTGTGGAGCCGGTTGCAGGGTCCACCGGCGCGCTGCCGCCGCCCAAGGGCTACCTGCAACAGCTTCGCAAGATCTGTGACCAGTACGGCATCTTGCTGGTCTTCGATGAGGTCATCACCGGCTTCGGCCGCATGGGCACGGCGTTTGCCGCGCAGAAATACGACGTGGAGCCCGATATCATCACCATGGCCAAGGCGCTGACCAACGGGTCCATCCCCATGGGTGCTGTCGCGTGCCGCGATGACATTTACGAGACGGTGGTTGGGTCTTCCAAGCGGGGCCTGACGGAGTTCTTCCACGGCTACACCTACTCGGGCCATCCCGCCGCCTGTGCCGCAGGCAACGCGATGATGGAGATCATCGAGGAAGAGGATCTGATCCAGCGGTCCGCCGACCTGATCCCCTACTTTGAGGACGCGCTGATGGACGGCCTCAAGGGGCACGAGATGATCAAGGACATCCGCGTGGCGGGCCTGATGGCGGGTGTGGAAGTGCACGCCGAGGGCGGCCCCGGCATGCGCGGGACCGAGTTGCAGAAACGCATGTTCTGGGATGGTCTTTCGGTGAAGTTTACCGGCGACAACGCGATCATTGCGCCGCAGTTCATCGCCACGCGCGACCATGTCGACGAGATCGTGGGCCGCTTCCGCAAAACGTTGGACCACATGCTGGCCAACGGCTAA
- a CDS encoding GcvT family protein: protein MSNVPSHARVVIVGGGVAGCSVAYHLAKLGWTDVVLLERKRLTSGTTWHAAGLIAQLRATKNMTRLAKYSQELYGNLEAETGVATGFRRCGSITMALTEHRAEEIRRQASMARAFGVEVHEIDAAEVNRLYPHVNTDNMTAAVHLPLDGQGDPANIALAMAKGARMGGATVLENVKVTGVDTEGGKVNGISWEADGKVGTIQTDIVVNCAGMWARDFGAMAGVNVPLQACEHFYIVTEAIDGLQQLPVLRVPDECAYYKEDAGKMLLGAFEPVSKPWGPIPEDFEFDQLPEDFDHFEPILENAIERMPMLAEAGIHTFFNGPESFTPDDAYHLGPAPEVDGYWVCAGFNSIGIQSGGGAGWALAEWMQNGIPPFDIGDVDIRRMQPFQRNRRYLRERASETLGLLYADHYPYRQKATARGVRRSPLHEPLKAAGAVFGELAGWERANWFADAGQERAYRYDWKGQNWFNNQAQEHRAVREAVGLYDMSSFGKIRVDGPDAEAFLNRIAGGDMSVPVGKIVYTQFLNARGGIEADVTITRLAHDSYFIVTPAATLIRDMAWLKMNRRDEVVVIADVTAAEAVIAVMGPNSRALLQSVSPHDWSNEAFPFGTAQPIEIGLGIARAHRVTYVGELGWEIYVSADQAAHVFEVLHEAGADHGLRLCGMHMMDSARIEKAFRHFGHDITGEDHVVEAGLGFAVSKTKSDFIGADAVARKRDEGPQLRMVQFKLTDPEAMLFHAEPIIRDGEVVSYVTSGNYGHTLGGAIGMGYVPCPGESPAEMLASSYEIEVAGTRVKAEVSTRPMYDPKSERVRI, encoded by the coding sequence ATGTCCAATGTCCCCTCCCACGCCCGCGTTGTCATCGTCGGCGGCGGCGTCGCAGGCTGTTCCGTCGCCTATCATCTGGCGAAACTGGGCTGGACGGATGTCGTGCTGTTGGAGCGCAAGCGCCTGACGTCTGGCACCACGTGGCACGCGGCGGGCCTGATCGCGCAGTTGCGCGCCACCAAGAACATGACCCGGCTGGCGAAGTATTCCCAGGAACTCTACGGAAATCTGGAGGCCGAAACGGGCGTGGCCACGGGCTTTCGCCGCTGCGGGTCGATCACCATGGCATTGACGGAGCACCGCGCCGAGGAAATCCGGCGGCAGGCGTCCATGGCCCGCGCCTTCGGCGTGGAGGTCCATGAGATCGACGCGGCCGAGGTCAACAGGCTTTACCCCCACGTCAACACCGACAACATGACTGCCGCCGTGCACCTGCCGCTGGATGGGCAGGGCGACCCCGCCAACATCGCGCTGGCCATGGCCAAGGGCGCGCGAATGGGCGGCGCGACGGTGCTGGAAAACGTCAAGGTCACGGGCGTCGATACCGAAGGCGGCAAGGTCAATGGCATCAGTTGGGAGGCCGACGGCAAAGTTGGAACGATCCAGACCGACATCGTGGTGAACTGCGCCGGCATGTGGGCGCGCGATTTCGGCGCGATGGCGGGCGTGAACGTGCCGTTGCAAGCCTGCGAGCACTTCTACATCGTGACGGAGGCGATTGACGGTTTGCAGCAGCTGCCGGTTTTGCGGGTGCCGGACGAGTGCGCCTACTACAAGGAAGACGCGGGCAAGATGCTTCTGGGCGCGTTCGAGCCGGTGTCCAAACCCTGGGGCCCGATCCCGGAAGATTTCGAATTCGACCAACTGCCCGAGGATTTCGACCATTTCGAGCCGATTTTGGAGAACGCGATCGAGCGGATGCCGATGCTGGCGGAGGCGGGCATTCACACCTTCTTCAACGGCCCGGAAAGCTTCACGCCGGATGACGCCTACCACCTTGGCCCCGCACCCGAGGTTGACGGCTATTGGGTCTGCGCGGGCTTCAACTCCATCGGGATCCAATCGGGCGGCGGCGCGGGGTGGGCGCTGGCGGAATGGATGCAGAACGGCATCCCGCCGTTTGACATCGGCGACGTCGACATCCGCCGGATGCAGCCGTTCCAGCGCAACCGGAGGTATCTGCGCGAACGCGCGTCCGAGACGCTCGGGCTACTCTATGCGGACCACTACCCCTATCGCCAGAAGGCCACCGCGCGGGGCGTGCGGCGGTCGCCTTTGCACGAACCTTTGAAGGCCGCGGGCGCGGTGTTCGGGGAATTGGCGGGCTGGGAACGCGCCAATTGGTTCGCCGATGCGGGGCAGGAGCGGGCGTATCGCTATGACTGGAAGGGCCAGAACTGGTTCAACAATCAGGCCCAGGAACACCGCGCGGTGCGCGAGGCTGTTGGCCTGTACGACATGTCGTCTTTCGGCAAGATCCGCGTTGACGGCCCCGATGCAGAGGCCTTCCTGAACCGCATTGCGGGCGGCGACATGTCGGTGCCCGTGGGCAAGATCGTCTACACGCAGTTCCTTAACGCGCGCGGCGGGATCGAGGCGGATGTCACCATCACCCGCCTTGCCCACGACAGCTATTTCATCGTCACCCCCGCCGCGACGCTGATCCGCGATATGGCCTGGCTGAAGATGAACCGCCGCGACGAGGTGGTGGTGATTGCTGACGTCACGGCGGCAGAGGCGGTCATCGCCGTCATGGGCCCTAATTCGCGCGCGCTTCTGCAATCGGTCAGCCCCCACGATTGGTCGAACGAGGCGTTTCCGTTTGGCACTGCACAACCAATCGAGATCGGCCTTGGCATCGCCCGGGCCCACCGCGTGACCTATGTGGGCGAATTGGGGTGGGAGATCTACGTTTCCGCCGACCAGGCCGCCCATGTGTTCGAGGTGCTGCACGAAGCGGGGGCTGACCACGGCTTGCGCCTGTGCGGCATGCACATGATGGACAGCGCCCGGATCGAGAAGGCCTTCCGCCATTTCGGCCATGATATCACCGGAGAGGATCATGTGGTGGAAGCGGGGCTGGGGTTTGCGGTGTCGAAAACGAAGTCCGACTTCATTGGTGCGGATGCGGTGGCGCGCAAGCGCGACGAGGGCCCGCAACTGCGGATGGTTCAGTTCAAGCTGACCGATCCGGAGGCGATGCTGTTCCACGCCGAGCCGATCATTCGGGACGGCGAGGTGGTCAGCTACGTGACCTCGGGCAACTACGGCCACACCCTTGGCGGTGCCATCGGCATGGGCTACGTCCCCTGCCCCGGCGAAAGCCCGGCCGAGATGCTGGCCTCAAGCTATGAAATCGAGGTCGCAGGCACCCGCGTGAAGGCAGAGGTCAGCACCCGCCCGATGTATGACCCAAAATCCGAGCGTGTGCGCATCTAG
- a CDS encoding PLP-dependent aminotransferase family protein, with product MAIISEHHIFLPEDANVGLQTRLKDAITRAIWDGRFAPGDRLPATRALARHLGISRITVSLAYDSLLSTGYIVSVARSGYFVANDAPTQLQAVAPNKMQVSERLDWSDRLGPVPPALGGQATPADWRSFRYPFIFGELDLARFPVDDWRDCVRRGLGKRHFEQIADDASDRDDPFLVEQIVRRSISGRGVAASVDEVLVTAGAQNALWLTVQVLFGGKGGEVAMEDPGYPELRNLLHQQGLKIHPVPVDRDGMKIDRIPKGVRAVFVTPSHQAPTGATMSMARRRALLERAEAEDFVVIEDDYDFQMSYSTPALPALRSIDQRGRVIYVGSFSKSIFPGLRLGYLTADARVVAHARALRTLSERHPPGLTQRTVAYFLSEGHYNSHARRMRMRMARRNEVLREALEDHRLTPALKRATGGTTLWLQGPDGLDADALAVALRDKSVLIEAGSSFYAREDAPKNRIRLGFATIETARIAEGVALIAEAIREQA from the coding sequence ATGGCCATCATTTCCGAGCATCATATCTTCCTGCCGGAAGACGCGAATGTGGGGCTGCAAACCCGCCTGAAGGACGCCATCACGCGCGCCATCTGGGACGGCCGTTTTGCGCCGGGGGATCGCTTGCCTGCCACGCGCGCGCTCGCCCGGCATCTGGGGATCAGCCGCATCACGGTCAGTCTTGCCTATGATAGCCTGCTGTCGACGGGCTACATCGTTTCCGTCGCGCGGTCGGGGTATTTCGTGGCCAATGACGCCCCGACGCAATTGCAGGCGGTCGCCCCCAACAAGATGCAAGTGAGCGAGCGTTTGGACTGGAGCGATCGCCTGGGTCCCGTGCCGCCTGCCTTGGGCGGGCAGGCCACACCTGCCGATTGGCGCAGCTTCCGCTATCCGTTCATCTTCGGAGAACTGGACCTGGCGCGCTTTCCCGTCGACGATTGGCGTGATTGCGTTCGGCGTGGCCTTGGCAAACGGCATTTCGAGCAGATCGCAGATGATGCCAGCGACCGCGATGATCCGTTTCTTGTTGAACAGATCGTGCGCCGCTCGATCTCGGGGCGCGGGGTGGCGGCCTCGGTGGATGAGGTTCTGGTCACGGCGGGGGCGCAGAATGCGCTGTGGCTGACCGTGCAGGTCCTGTTCGGTGGCAAGGGCGGTGAGGTCGCCATGGAGGATCCAGGCTATCCAGAGCTGCGCAACCTGTTGCACCAGCAGGGGCTGAAGATCCATCCGGTTCCCGTGGACCGCGACGGCATGAAGATTGACCGCATCCCCAAAGGCGTTCGGGCCGTGTTCGTCACCCCGTCCCATCAAGCGCCTACGGGGGCCACGATGTCCATGGCGCGCCGCCGCGCGTTGCTGGAGCGCGCCGAGGCCGAGGATTTCGTCGTCATTGAGGATGATTACGATTTCCAGATGAGCTATTCGACACCGGCATTGCCGGCGCTGAGGTCCATCGATCAGCGGGGGCGGGTGATTTATGTCGGCAGTTTCTCGAAATCCATCTTTCCGGGACTGCGGTTGGGGTATCTGACCGCCGATGCCCGCGTGGTGGCGCACGCCCGTGCCTTGCGCACCCTGTCGGAGCGGCACCCGCCCGGCCTGACCCAACGCACGGTCGCCTATTTCCTTTCAGAAGGGCATTACAACAGCCATGCGCGACGCATGCGGATGCGGATGGCGCGCCGCAACGAGGTTCTGCGCGAGGCCTTGGAAGACCATCGGCTGACCCCGGCATTGAAACGCGCGACCGGCGGGACGACCCTTTGGTTGCAGGGGCCAGACGGGCTCGATGCCGATGCGCTGGCCGTCGCATTGCGCGACAAGAGCGTGCTGATCGAGGCGGGGTCATCGTTTTATGCCCGCGAAGATGCGCCGAAAAACCGGATCCGCCTGGGCTTTGCCACGATCGAGACAGCCCGCATCGCTGAAGGCGTGGCCCTGATCGCGGAGGCGATCCGCGAGCAGGCTTGA
- the ltaE gene encoding low-specificity L-threonine aldolase, translating into MSQYTATAAPTGPIVADLRSDTVTQPCAQMRAAMAAAEVGDDVYGDDPCVNRLEASLAARLGKEAGLFVPSGTQSNLLAMLAHCGRGEEVISGESYHVIRYEAAGASVLGGVALQALPVADDAAVEAADVTAAIKEDDSHHPISRLLSLENTNYGKAVPLPRIEAAVAAGRKGGLSLHLDGARFFNAITALNCTEAALADPFDTVSVCLSKGLGAPIGSVLLGPADLLARARRMRKMLGGGMRQAGILAAAGLYALEHNVERLTEDHARAEALAAHLEKLGLGEVSHATNMVFLTPRAGVDLAPLAAHGIRTSTPVPSMRLVLHRDVDDKDFDKILAAFSAVT; encoded by the coding sequence ATGTCTCAATACACCGCCACCGCCGCGCCCACAGGTCCGATTGTTGCCGACCTCCGCTCGGACACCGTGACCCAGCCTTGCGCCCAGATGCGCGCCGCAATGGCGGCGGCTGAGGTGGGCGATGATGTCTATGGTGACGACCCTTGCGTGAACCGGTTGGAGGCCTCTCTGGCCGCGCGGTTGGGCAAGGAGGCGGGCCTTTTCGTGCCGTCGGGAACGCAATCGAACCTTCTGGCCATGCTGGCGCATTGTGGTCGCGGGGAAGAGGTGATTTCGGGCGAAAGCTACCATGTGATCCGATACGAGGCCGCCGGGGCCTCGGTCCTGGGCGGCGTGGCCCTTCAGGCGCTGCCCGTCGCAGACGACGCGGCGGTAGAAGCCGCCGATGTGACGGCGGCGATCAAGGAGGACGACAGCCACCACCCGATCAGCCGCTTGTTATCGTTGGAGAATACCAACTACGGCAAGGCGGTGCCCCTGCCCCGCATCGAGGCCGCCGTCGCCGCAGGTCGCAAAGGCGGGTTGAGCCTGCATCTGGACGGCGCCCGGTTCTTCAACGCGATCACGGCGTTGAATTGCACCGAGGCCGCCCTTGCCGACCCGTTCGATACGGTCTCGGTATGCCTGTCCAAAGGCCTTGGCGCACCGATTGGATCGGTGCTGCTTGGCCCTGCGGACCTGCTGGCGCGCGCGCGACGCATGCGGAAGATGCTTGGCGGCGGCATGCGGCAGGCGGGTATTCTGGCGGCGGCGGGGCTTTATGCGCTGGAGCACAACGTGGAGCGCCTGACCGAAGATCATGCCCGGGCAGAGGCCTTGGCCGCGCATCTGGAAAAGCTCGGCCTCGGGGAGGTCAGCCATGCCACCAACATGGTTTTCTTGACACCCCGCGCGGGCGTTGATCTGGCCCCCCTTGCCGCCCATGGCATCCGAACCTCTACCCCGGTGCCATCCATGCGGCTGGTGCTGCATCGCGACGTTGACGATAAGGATTTCGACAAGATCCTGGCCGCCTTTTCAGCCGTCACTTAA
- a CDS encoding aminotransferase class IV — protein MTQTHTTHDALEDPRNADILIYVNGDLVHRDDAKVSVYDSGFLLGDGMWEGLRLYDGVWSFFDDHMDRFFDSCKAVSLDVGMDRAGIFAALEATRKANDMHTDVHCRLMLTRGVKVKPFQHPSLSRSGPTLVIICEHSKPVDRLHGTGIRLATVPQVRGLPMSQDAKYNSHSKLNCVIACLQAEQAGADEGLMLDPHGFVNTTNACNFFIVRKGAVWTSTGDYCMNGVTRQKVIDLCRAEGIPIFEKNFSLYEAVSADEAFLTGTFGAQTPVAEIDGKAIGTGDRPVTARIQAAYKALIARHIAAQKA, from the coding sequence ATGACCCAAACCCACACCACACATGACGCGCTGGAAGATCCGCGCAATGCGGATATCCTGATCTACGTGAACGGGGATCTGGTCCACCGCGATGACGCAAAGGTCTCGGTCTACGACAGCGGCTTTCTTCTGGGCGACGGCATGTGGGAAGGGTTGCGCCTGTATGACGGGGTGTGGAGTTTCTTCGACGACCACATGGATCGCTTCTTCGACTCGTGCAAAGCGGTGTCGCTTGACGTCGGCATGGACCGTGCGGGGATATTTGCCGCGCTGGAGGCGACGCGAAAGGCCAATGACATGCACACGGATGTGCATTGCCGCCTGATGCTGACGCGCGGTGTGAAGGTGAAGCCGTTCCAGCACCCGTCGCTGTCACGCTCCGGCCCGACGCTGGTCATCATCTGCGAGCATTCCAAGCCCGTCGATCGCCTGCACGGCACGGGCATCCGGCTTGCGACAGTGCCACAGGTGCGGGGTCTGCCGATGAGCCAGGACGCCAAATACAATAGTCACTCCAAGCTCAACTGCGTGATCGCCTGCCTTCAGGCCGAACAGGCGGGCGCCGATGAGGGGTTGATGCTGGACCCCCATGGCTTTGTGAACACCACCAACGCGTGCAACTTTTTCATCGTGCGCAAGGGCGCGGTTTGGACCTCGACGGGCGATTACTGCATGAACGGCGTGACGCGCCAAAAGGTCATCGATTTGTGTCGGGCCGAGGGCATCCCGATCTTCGAGAAGAATTTCTCTCTCTACGAAGCCGTCTCCGCCGATGAGGCCTTTCTGACGGGCACCTTCGGCGCGCAAACGCCGGTCGCCGAGATCGACGGAAAGGCGATTGGCACCGGCGACCGCCCCGTCACCGCACGGATCCAGGCGGCCTATAAGGCTTTGATCGCCCGACATATTGCGGCACAGAAAGCCTGA
- a CDS encoding DNA gyrase inhibitor YacG, translated as MSCPICEKETDATYRPFCSRRCADVDLGRWLNGSYAVPSTDPDDTEQALDEAAEATLKIH; from the coding sequence TTGTCCTGCCCCATTTGCGAAAAAGAGACCGATGCGACCTACCGCCCCTTCTGCTCGCGGCGCTGCGCCGACGTTGATCTGGGCCGATGGTTGAACGGGTCCTACGCGGTGCCATCCACAGACCCGGACGACACCGAGCAGGCGTTGGACGAGGCCGCTGAAGCGACGCTGAAAATCCATTGA